TACCTAACTGGTGCAATGCATCGACTTGGTCCTTCATCAAGGAAATCAGCGGTGAAATGACAAGAACAGTTCCTTCCATCGCCAATGCCGGTACTTGATAACAGACGGACTTCCCGCCACCTGTCGGCATGACACAAAGTGAGTCATCACCTTGTAGCACTTGATCAATCACTCGCTGTTGCCCTTCTCGAAATGCTGAATAACCAAAATACTTATCCAATATATCTAACGGATTTTGAATGATTGCCACCACCTTCCCTTAGTTAGTAATTTTTATGATTGAAATAATAAGCGCTCTTCTTCTCGGCTATGTAATTCATTCACTACAATTAAGCCGTTAAATTTCTGCATAATTTCAGGCGTCACGGTTGGGTCTTCCTCACGTAACGCCTCGATGTCTGCAACGAGTATTCGCATTAAATCATGGTCGCGTGTAAGCTGGATAATGTCTCGCTCAAGTTCCGGCTTGTCTTCCATTACTTGTTTATAAAAGCCGTCTTCTTCGGCATCCGCATGACTGATGACGCGCGTCTTCCAATAATCTAATAAATGATCGCAAGCTTGCTGAACCATTTCCGTTTCACCTTGTTCTACATATTCTATTAGCTCATCTGTTTTCATTATGGCTCCAGAAAGTCCACCTTCATGAATCGCTTTATGTGAATGAAGCTGTCTTAACGCGGGTCCTGACATACTGACCACTCCTTCTAGTTTTCTTTAAGCATAACAGAATTCGGATGTCAGTGATAGCTTCCCACAATGAAAAGAGCCCTACAGAATAAATTCTCTGTAAGACACTTTTCACACTTTCGCTATACGAATACGACTAACCATAAGCCATGCAAGTACGCACATATAAATCACAATGTAAGGTGCAATCAAATACGGAACTGCAAAATAACTTAAAGTAAGTAAGACACCAGCTACTGTTATGGGCATGCCATAATACGAACCATCGAATTCTTCTACATTATAGCGGGCTAAACGGACAGCGCCTGCTAAAACATAAAAAATTACAGCGGACAAACCAATCCACATCGTATCAGTCAACGCAGCATCATAGAGTAGAATAGCAGGTGCTACACCAAATGAAACTAAATCACTGAGCGAATCGAGTTCTTTACCAAATGCCGACTCTGCATGATAATGCCGAGCCACCATTCCGTCGAACCGATCAAATAATGCAGCGAAAAAGATAAACATCAGACTCATATGTGCATGACCTTGAAGCACAAGTAATATCGCTATAATCCCTAAACTCAAATTAAAAAGTGTGATGATATTCGCCAATTGAGATTTTAGTTTAGTATAATCAAAATATCTAAATGAAAACAAGTTACGGCCTCCTCGTACACTTCTTTAGTATATGCTTTTAATGAAAGGAAGAAAAGATGAAAAAACATATTTTCACATCATTTGTTGAATTAACAGGATCACCAGTCAGTTCGGCTTTGCTTAAACAACTAACTACCTCACGCATTAGCAAACCGCTAATTAAGCCATTTGCGTCGTTCTATCATATTCAAGTAGACGAAGCAGAATACCCGATAGAACATTATAAAAGTCTTAATGACTTTTTTACTCGTTCATTACAGCCCGGCAAAAGAAAGATGGATCGCAGTCAAAAAGTCTTAATCTCACCAGTTGATGGTGTTTTGAGCGACTCAGGCAGTATCGATACACAACAACAATTTAGTGTGAAAGATAAAATATACAGTCTAACTTCACTGCTTGGGGATGCGGAAAAAGCCGCTCGTTATACGAATGGTTATTATTATTTATTCTATCTTTCTCCAAGACATTATCATCATTTCCATTATCCTATTTCGGGAACGTTAGTAAATCGTTATGCATTAGGTTCTACTTCGTATCCCGTAAATGATTTAGGAATTCGGATGCGAAGCGATGTGTTTTCTTCGAACCATAGAGTCATTTCGGAACTCTCGACGGATTTTGGACGGATAGCGATCGTCAAAGTGGGTGCTTTAAATGTAAATAGTGTTCGCATTGCAAATTCTGAAACGACTTGTGTAAAGGGGCAAGATTTTGGTCATTTTGCATTTGGGTCCACTGTTATTTTATTCATTGAACAGAATGATGCATTTACGCCCGAAGAAATGCCTTTTACAGAAATTCAAGTGGGTGATAGGATCGGAGAGTGGCAATCGTAAGTAGATGAGGTTTTCGGATGGAACATCTTCAAGAATTTATAGTGCAGTACGGCTATCTTTCTATATTTTTCTTTTTAGCTCTTGGTATTTTCGGGCTTCCTATGCCGGATGAAGTACTTGTAGCATTTGCCGGTTATTTAACTTCAGCAGGTACATTTCAGTTTGTATTCACCATTATTTTTACACTATCTGGAGTGATGGTCGGCACATTGTTTACTTATATGATCGGCAGGAAACTTGGTAAACCATTGATTCATCGT
This window of the Sporosarcina ureae genome carries:
- a CDS encoding hemerythrin domain-containing protein, translated to MSGPALRQLHSHKAIHEGGLSGAIMKTDELIEYVEQGETEMVQQACDHLLDYWKTRVISHADAEEDGFYKQVMEDKPELERDIIQLTRDHDLMRILVADIEALREEDPTVTPEIMQKFNGLIVVNELHSREEERLLFQS
- the pssA gene encoding CDP-diacylglycerol--serine O-phosphatidyltransferase, yielding MFSFRYFDYTKLKSQLANIITLFNLSLGIIAILLVLQGHAHMSLMFIFFAALFDRFDGMVARHYHAESAFGKELDSLSDLVSFGVAPAILLYDAALTDTMWIGLSAVIFYVLAGAVRLARYNVEEFDGSYYGMPITVAGVLLTLSYFAVPYLIAPYIVIYMCVLAWLMVSRIRIAKV
- the asd gene encoding archaetidylserine decarboxylase (Phosphatidylserine decarboxylase is synthesized as a single chain precursor. Generation of the pyruvoyl active site from a Ser is coupled to cleavage of a Gly-Ser bond between the larger (beta) and smaller (alpha chains). It is an integral membrane protein.) encodes the protein MKKHIFTSFVELTGSPVSSALLKQLTTSRISKPLIKPFASFYHIQVDEAEYPIEHYKSLNDFFTRSLQPGKRKMDRSQKVLISPVDGVLSDSGSIDTQQQFSVKDKIYSLTSLLGDAEKAARYTNGYYYLFYLSPRHYHHFHYPISGTLVNRYALGSTSYPVNDLGIRMRSDVFSSNHRVISELSTDFGRIAIVKVGALNVNSVRIANSETTCVKGQDFGHFAFGSTVILFIEQNDAFTPEEMPFTEIQVGDRIGEWQS
- a CDS encoding DedA family protein; its protein translation is MEHLQEFIVQYGYLSIFFFLALGIFGLPMPDEVLVAFAGYLTSAGTFQFVFTIIFTLSGVMVGTLFTYMIGRKLGKPLIHRFGNYLYLTPHRMHKIERWFMNYGSWTVTFGYFVPGMRHFICYISGMSGMSVERYVLFAIPGVIVSTTICLLIGYFIHLPFF